The following is a genomic window from Paludisphaera rhizosphaerae.
CTCGAACGTGAACGAGGCGACCTTCGAGAGCTTCTCTTCGATCGCCTTGTTGATCTCGCGCTGATGGGGCGACTGCTCGCGGGGGGCGGTCGCCTTGACGACGTGCAGACCGTCGTCGGCCGGTTTCACGTCCAGGCTGAGGGGATCCAGCATCAGGCCCAGCCAGCTCCGCAGCGAGAGCCCGGCGGCGGCCGTCAGGGGGACCATCACGTCGGGGTGGAGCCCGGCCGATTGGAGGGTCCCCTCGTCGAGCTTGATCGGCACGCCTCCCATCTTGGAGAGGAACTCCAGCGCCTTGTTCAGCGACATCGGGTGAAAGGCGATCCCAACGTTGCGCTCAAGCGCCTGGGGGACGCGGTCGCCCAGGGAGAGGGGGGGCAGCTTCTTCTCAAGGTCCTTCAGCTCGACCTCGCCGACGAGGTTCCCCTGGGGATCCACCAGCAGGGCGGTCGGCAACGCCTGGATCTGCAACTCCTTCACGGTCGCGCCGCGCTCGCCGTTCGAGGCGTCGACCAGCACGGGGAAGGGGAGGTCGCGACCGCGCCAGACCGACCGCTTGTTCACGGCCGTCCTGGCGTCCATCTCGGCGAGGCTCTTCACGGAGCCGTCGTGGAAGGCGATGATCTCGAACTTGTCGCGGGCGGCGGCGTGCTCGTCGTAGAAGTCGATCAACTCGCCGAGCTGGCGAATGCTGGGGCCGTTCCAGTATCCCCAGACGTCGATGAGAACCCACTTGCCGCGGAAGTCGGCGATCGTCGCGTCCTTCCTCACGCCCCGGGCGTCGGCGATCTTCCAGGGAGGCATCGGCTTCCCCTTGAGCAGCGCCACCGACTGCGCGGGAAGGTCGATCGTCCCCAGGTCCACGACCGGATGCTCGGCCTTGAGCTTCAGGGGCTTCACGACGTCGAGGACCTCGGCGCCGTTGACGTTCATCTCGTACTCGCCCGCCGGGACGACCAGGGAGAACTCCGGCGAGGTGGTCACGCGCTGGATGGGCCGGCCTTTCTTGTCGGCCGTGTACATGTAAATGTTCATCCACTTGGGAGTCCGGTGCAGCTCTCGGCTTTCGAGCTTGCCGTGGATTCGGACGGTGGGCGTCAGGCGCATCTCCAACGGCTTGCCGACCGCGCTCCGGGCGACGACGGCCAGCGCCGCGTTCTTGCGAGCCTTGTCGAAGGCGACCAGGACGGGGTCGCGGCCGTAGGTCTCCTCCTTGATCGAGAACCGACCTTCGGCGTCGGTGACGGCGCCGCCGTCCGGCTTCTGCTCGCCGGTCTTCTCGTCCACGTCCCAGAACGAGGCGACCTCCACCCCCGCCGCCGGCGTTCCCTTCGCGTCGAGGACGCGCCCCTCGATCTTCAACGTCTGGGCGTTCGCCGCGCTCACGCTCAGAACCGCGGCCAAAACGCCGATCCACCCGGGCGTCGTCCATCGCCGTTGCGTCTGCATCGCCAAAGCCTCCCTGTCCCTGCGGCGCACGGCCCCCCGGGCCGGGTCGTCATCCCTCGACCATCGATCGTCATCGTGATGATGGCCCGGTCCGGCCGCGGCGTCAACGACATTACGCGGAACGCATGCTCCTTTGAACACTGACGATCGGCTTCCGATTCAAGGGGGGGCCGCCATAACGGCCTTCCCCCCTCGCGGGGGAAGGTGGCCCGAAGGGCCGGATGAGGGGGGATCGGCGGCGGGTTCAGATCAAACAGCCGGATATGCGCCCATCGCCGGTCGTCCCCCCCTCATCTAATCGCTTCGCGATCTGTCTTCCCCCGCGAGGGGGGAAGACCGTCCCCGCCCACGACTCGGCCAAGGATCCGATACGTCCCCCACCCAGGGCCGAAGCTCACTCGACCGTCAAGATCACGCACTCGTCGCGGACGATCGATTTCAGGCCGAGGGGTTTCAGCATGTCGTCAAGGGCCCCTCGAAGCGGCGCATCTTGCGCCTTGCCCGAGACCTTCGCATGGGGGTCGATCCGACCGGCCTTGAGCGCGACGGGGTCGAGGATGAACGTCTCCTGGGTCTGGCTCTCCAGGCCGGCGAGCAGGTCCTCCAGTTCGACGTCCTGGAAGGAGAACGTCCCGGGCTTCGCCAGCTTCTCCTCGATCCCCTGGTTGGTCTGGATCTGGAGCGGCGACTGCTCGCGGGGGGCGGTGGCCTTGACGACGTGCAGGCCGTCGTCGGCGGCCTTCACGTCCAAGCCGAGGGGATCCAGCATCAGGCCCAGCCAGCTCCGCAGCGAAAGGCCGGCACTGGCCTTAAGCGTCGTCTTGTCGTCGGGTTTGATCCCGGCCGATTGGAGCGACTCCTCGTCCGTCTTGATCGGCAAGCCGCCGATCCGGTTCAGGAAATCGAGGGCTTTGTCGAGGGGCATCGGGCTGAAGCCGATCGCGACGTAGCGGTCGAGCGCTCGGGGGATGCGCTGGGCCATGGGGATCGGCGGCAGCTTCATTTCGATGGATTTCGACGAAGCCTCGCCGACGAGGATCCCATCCGGGTCGATCAGGAGCGTCGTCGGGAACGACTGGATTTGCAGCTCCTTCACGGTCGCTCCGTGGCTGCCTTCCTGGGCGTCGAGCAGGATGGGAAACGGCAGGTCGCGGCCGCGCCAGATCGATTTCTTGGTGCCCTCCGTCTTCGCGTCCATCTCGGCGAAGTCCTTCACGGAGCCGTCGTGGAAGGCGATGATCTCGAACTTGTCGCGGTCGGCCTCGTGCTCCTCGTAGAAGTCGATCAACTCGGCAAGTTGCCGGACGCAGGGGCCGCACCAGTATCCCCAGAAGTCGACGAGGACCCACTTGCCGCGATAGTCGGCGATGGTGACGTCCTTCTTCACGCCCCGGGCGTCGGCGATCTTCCAGGGGGGCATTGGCTTCCCCTTCAAGAGGGCAAGCGCCTGGGCGGGGAGGTCGACCGTCCCCAGGTCGACTTCGGGCTGGTCCGATTGGAGCTTCAAGCGTCTCAGGGCGTCGCGGACGTCGGAGCCGTACGCGTGGAACTCGTACTCGCCCGCGGGGACGATCAGCGAGAATTCGGGCGTGGTGGTTTGGCGCTCGAAGGGCCGGCCTTTCCTATCGGCCGTGTACATGTAAATGTTCATCCAGTTCGGAACCCGGCCCAGTTCCTTGCTGTCGAGCTTGCCGTGGATCCGCACGGCTGGGCTCAGGCGCAACTCCACGGGCTTGTCGGTCGCATCCTTGGGGACGACGACCATGGCCGCGTTCTTCCGATCCGCGTCGAACGCCGTCAGGACGGCGTCGCGGCCGTAGGTTTCCAGCTTGAACGAGAATCGGCCGTCGGCGTCGGTGGCGGCCCCCTCGAATGGTCTCTGCTCGCCGGTCTTCTCGTTGACGCTCCAATGCGGGGCGACCTCCACGCCGGCCGCCGGCGCGCCCGCCGCGTCGAGGACCCGGCCCTCGATCTTCACGGCCTGGGCGTTGGCGAGGCTCGCCCACAGGGCCAGGGCCGACAGTCCCATCCACCAGCGCGTCGCGTTTCGCCGTCGCGTCGTCATCGCCAGAGCCTCCGATGCCGTTTCGATGTCCTTCGATCGCTGGGCCTGATGATGACGCCCCTTCGCCGGCGGGTCAACGATTCATTACGGACTGGGTAAGATCCGAACGAATCCCCCTGGACCCGCGTCGCGCCTCGATTACGCTGGATCGTCTCGGCCGCATGACGTCGTGCGGGCGGGCCAGAGCCGGAGCGAGGCCGGGGAGGAGGGGGTCTGATGAAGTTGCAGGGGCGAGTCGCCGTGGTGACTGGGGCGGGGTCGGGGATCGGCCGGGCGATTGCGGTTCGGCTGGCGGCTGAGGGCGCGCGGGTCGTGGTTGCGGAACTCGACGAAGGCCGGGGGGAGGAAACCGTCTCGGCCGTTCGCGAGAGCGGCGGCGACGCCACGGCGATTCCCACCGACGTCTCGCGGTCCGAATCCGTGGCCGCGCTGTATGCCAAGCTCGACGATCTGGACATGCCGCCCGACGTGCTGGTGAACAACGCCGGCAACGCCAGCCCGCCGACCCCGGTCCACGAGACGACCGACGAGGCGTGGAATTCCAAGCTGCGCGTGCACCTGGACGGCACCTTTTACAACACCCGAGAAGCCCTGCGCCGGATGTTTCCGCGCGGGCGGGGCGTGGTGGTCAACATCGCCTCGGTGGCGGGGCTGCGAGGGCTTCCTGGAGGTTGCGCGTACTCGGCGGCGAAGGGGGGGATCATCTCGTTCACGAAGTCAGTCGCCCATGAGGCCGCCGCCGGCGGCGTGCGGGTCGTCGCGGTCGCCCCCGGCTGGATCGACACCCCGATCCTGGCCGTCCTCCCCGACGACGTGAAGGCCGAGATCGTCTCCCGGATCCCCCAGGGCCGCCTCGGCTCCACGGAAGAGGTCGCCGCCGTGGTCGCCTTCCTCGCCAGCGACGACGCCGCCTACATCACGGGCCAGGTGATCAGCCCCAACGGCGGGCTCTATACCTGAGCCGACGAACTCGTTGATATCTGGGCCATGGAGTCGAACGACTCACGCGTCGCCTCTTCAGCCGCCTTCGCCGACGCAGGAATCCATGAGCTTGAGCCTTCCCTGCTTGCCAAGATTAACGGCGACGTCGACATCGCCTCCGTCAGAGCGATTTCTGACTGCCTGCGAGGGAGGGTTCTCAAGCAACGCTCCGAATCTCGCCAGCAGGTGGATCGACCAAGGCAAGTTGTCGGGCAAATCGTGTGGTTTTCGGCCAGCACAGGCGACTCGCCCCAGCAATTCAATCCGAGTGAAGCTAATAGTTTGGGGGCCATTCAAAGGCTGATGGCCATTGCTCTGGCCTCGTCAATGAGACAGGCCATTGATCCTGATTATCCGGAAGATCAGTGACCCAAAGCCATTGAGAGTCAGGGATGCCGAAGACCTCTTCTAGCACAGCGAGGCAGAGGTTAACTGCCTGATCAGCATCCTTGACAGCACAGATGGCGTAAGGAGGCACCTGAACCGCTTCGTACTCCCTTTGACGCTTCCCACTCTGGAGATCGCGACGCTGCCAGGGTCCTTTCGTGTCGATGCGGAGCCGCTGGACGGTCTTCCATTCCGGTGGCGGAAGGCCGAGCTTCTCGGCAATGATCCGCTCACGTTCGCCGGCGGCAGGCCAATCAAAATGCATGAACGCGGTTCGCACGAGACGACCGCTCTCGGGCGGGTAATCGACATTGCCATAGAGTGATATCCGCACTCTTGATTCCGGAGCATATATGTGGAAGGCCTTCTCGACAAGTGGCATCAATTCGTCCCGAGGCAAGGAAATCGCATTGTCAGGCAAATAGAACAAACGGCGAACATGCTCCTCAATTTCTTGATGTTGAGGGTGAGGCATCGTGTGGTTCTCCAACAGCGTCGCAACGCTTGAAGCATGTTCGGAAAGCCTTGGGGTCGGGCCCCCCCCCATGCCGGCCCGGGGCGATTTCGCTCCCAGCCGTGTACCGAACAGGACCTGTTCCAGACAGACTCTATCGCGGGAGGCCTTGAGCCGCTTGTCTTCCACGCTGAAATTCTCGGTCTTCTCGTTCTTGGCCAGGCCGGTGCTCGCCGTCTGACGACGCTGAAGTTGAAGTCGACCATCCCCTCATGAACGCGTTTATCACCAATATGATAAAAGCTAAACATCATTACAAATCGACCTGATAGACGCTGAAACGCGACAGAGGCTAAACGCCAATTCAGGTTGAAACTGAATCCGACTTGTCCAGTTTCACCGCCCTCTACAAATCCATTATCAATCGTGAGCTAAGACAAGGGTCATTCGGATAGCGAGATCGACCTCACGAACCGGGACCTTGGGTCGGACTCGCAACGGGTCGACTTAGTACGCCTTGAACGGCGGGGAGGCCACGGTGGAACACGTTGAGTTCGAGGATTCAGACGTCCGACGCGAGGCCGACCGGCTGGCCGAGGCCTACGTCGGCTCGTCGAAGAACGTCGGACTGGCCGTGGGGCTGATCACGGGCGACGACTGCCGGTGGCTTGCGTATGGGGAGACGGCCAGGGGCTCCTCTCAGAAGCCGGACGCGAACACGATGTTCGAGATCGGTTCGATCACCAAGGTGTTCACGGCCGCCCTGCTGGCCGAGATGGCCGGCCGCGGCGAGGTGCGGCTCGATCAGCCGGTGGCCGAGTTGCTCCCGCCCGAGGTTCGCGTCCCGTCCTATCGCGGTGCGCCGATCACCCTGGCGCACCTGGCCGAGCACACCTCGGCCCTGCCGCGACTCCCGGGCAACTTCTGGCCGACCGTGACCGACGAGGCTAACCCGTATCGCGACTACCAGCCGAGTCACCTGCACGAGTACCTGACGAATGCGACGATCGGCTTCCCGCCCGGGACAGGAGAGTCCTACTCCAACCTCGGGGCCGGGCTGCTCGGCCATGCCCTCGCGTTGCGGGCGGGCAAGCCGTTCGAGGAGCTGCTCGCCGAGCGGATCCTCCATCCGCTCGGTCTGGTCGACACCGCCATCACCCTTTCGGACAATCAGGCCGCCCGGCTGGCCCCGGGCCACACGGTCAAGGGCGAACCGACCGCGAACTGGGACATCCCCACCCTGGCCGGCGCGGGGGCGCTCCGATCCTCGATCGCCGAGATGCTGTCCTTCCTGCGATCGAACCTGAACCCGCCTGATACGCCGGCGGGAGCCGCCCTTCGAACCTGTCAGGCGCCGCGCCCGATGGCCTGGCGGGGGCGGATTGGCATCGGGGCCTTGCACGGCGTTGGGCTGGCGGCCGCGGCGCTGTTGATCACCTGGCTCGCCCCGCCGTCCCCGGGGAGCATGTGGCTCATGGTCCTGGCTTATCTGCCTGTGCTGGTCGCCATGACGTGGAAGGGCTTCTGGTCCGGCGTGTGGGCGGCGGCCGGGATGGCGATCGGCGGCCTGATGCTGTGGAGTTCGTGGTCGGCGTGGGGGCCGGTGGTCATCTCCTTACTCTGCTTCCTCGTCGGCGCCGGCGGCGCCTCCGGTTATCTCCCCCCGCGCAGCCGAGTGCGGCTGGGCTGGCAGGAAAGCGCGCTCCGCCCTGGCGGTACGGCCCTCTGGCACAACGGGATGACGGGTGGTTACAGCAGCTTCATCGGGTTCACGCCCGGGTCCCAGGTGGGGGTGGCCGTGCTGTCGAACTCGGCCAACAGCGTGGACGCGATCGGGATGGGGCTCTTAAGGAGCCTCCAGAAGCCGGCGAATGCGGCCGACGAATGAGAGAGGTCGGGGTTCAGAAAGGGGGCGTCCCGTCGCCGAGGTCGATCAGAACCGGGCTGATCGTTATCCTGGTGGGGCGGCCGACGGACGTGAAACCACCCGAGTGGACCCACTGATGCGCATTCGCCTTCGCCTCGTCGTTCCGACCCTTGCGGTCTGCTGCTGCCTGCCCACCGCCCACGGCGACGAGCCGCCGCCCCCGTTGCGGGAGATGATTGGGCGGATCTCGCCCGACTCCCTGCGCGGGCACGTCTCGTTCCTGGCTTCGGACGCCCTGGAAGGACGCGGGACGCCGTCGAAGGGCCTGGACGTCGCGGCCGAGTACATCGCCTCCCAGTTCCGCCGGGCCGGGCTGGAGCCGCTGGGAGACGACGGCTTCTTCCAGACGGCCGACTGGGAGTACTTCAGCCCCGACTCGGCCTACGTCGAGATCAAGGTCGGCGACAGGACGCTCAAATTCGACGCGACGTCGCTGTCGGGACAGCCGACGAAGGCCGTCGATCTGTCGGCGGCGCCGGTGATCAAGGTCGACGCCAACAACGCCGCCGCGCTGGCCGCTCTGACGGCCGAGGCGGTCGCCGGCAAGGTCGTCATGACCGAGGTCCCCACGCCCTTCCGGGTCCCTCGCGAGAAGGCCGCCGCCGCCAACCAGGCGCGGATGTCGTTCCTGCGCCGGTTGGACGAACTCAAGCCGGCGCTGGTGCTGGACGTCGACCGCGACTCCGGGACCGCCCGGGGTCTGCGTCGCGACGCCCCCCAGGGCGCGCGGCCGAGCCGGCCGATGATCGGGCCGATGGTCGTCGCCGTGCATTCGCCCGAACTGGCCGAGATCCTCGCCGCCACCCCCGTCGGGCCGACCGACGCGAAGGCGACCATCGCCATCGGCGAGCCGAAGGCCCGGAAGGCGAAGGTCCGCAACGTGGTCGGCCTGCTGCGGGGGTCCGACCCCGCGCTCAAGGAAACCTACGTGATGGTCTCCGCCCACTACGACCACCTGGGGATCGGCCCCAAGGACGGCCAGGCCGACGGGATCTACAACGGCGCCAACGACGACGCCAGCGGGACCGCGTCGGT
Proteins encoded in this region:
- a CDS encoding redoxin domain-containing protein, producing the protein MQTQRRWTTPGWIGVLAAVLSVSAANAQTLKIEGRVLDAKGTPAAGVEVASFWDVDEKTGEQKPDGGAVTDAEGRFSIKEETYGRDPVLVAFDKARKNAALAVVARSAVGKPLEMRLTPTVRIHGKLESRELHRTPKWMNIYMYTADKKGRPIQRVTTSPEFSLVVPAGEYEMNVNGAEVLDVVKPLKLKAEHPVVDLGTIDLPAQSVALLKGKPMPPWKIADARGVRKDATIADFRGKWVLIDVWGYWNGPSIRQLGELIDFYDEHAAARDKFEIIAFHDGSVKSLAEMDARTAVNKRSVWRGRDLPFPVLVDASNGERGATVKELQIQALPTALLVDPQGNLVGEVELKDLEKKLPPLSLGDRVPQALERNVGIAFHPMSLNKALEFLSKMGGVPIKLDEGTLQSAGLHPDVMVPLTAAAGLSLRSWLGLMLDPLSLDVKPADDGLHVVKATAPREQSPHQREINKAIEEKLSKVASFTFEEAELENFLAGLEEQIGETFILDPIAVQAGRIDPHAKVSGKPRNVPIRKALETMLHPLGVKLVIRDEAVILTK
- a CDS encoding redoxin domain-containing protein — protein: MTTRRRNATRWWMGLSALALWASLANAQAVKIEGRVLDAAGAPAAGVEVAPHWSVNEKTGEQRPFEGAATDADGRFSFKLETYGRDAVLTAFDADRKNAAMVVVPKDATDKPVELRLSPAVRIHGKLDSKELGRVPNWMNIYMYTADRKGRPFERQTTTPEFSLIVPAGEYEFHAYGSDVRDALRRLKLQSDQPEVDLGTVDLPAQALALLKGKPMPPWKIADARGVKKDVTIADYRGKWVLVDFWGYWCGPCVRQLAELIDFYEEHEADRDKFEIIAFHDGSVKDFAEMDAKTEGTKKSIWRGRDLPFPILLDAQEGSHGATVKELQIQSFPTTLLIDPDGILVGEASSKSIEMKLPPIPMAQRIPRALDRYVAIGFSPMPLDKALDFLNRIGGLPIKTDEESLQSAGIKPDDKTTLKASAGLSLRSWLGLMLDPLGLDVKAADDGLHVVKATAPREQSPLQIQTNQGIEEKLAKPGTFSFQDVELEDLLAGLESQTQETFILDPVALKAGRIDPHAKVSGKAQDAPLRGALDDMLKPLGLKSIVRDECVILTVE
- a CDS encoding SDR family NAD(P)-dependent oxidoreductase, encoding MKLQGRVAVVTGAGSGIGRAIAVRLAAEGARVVVAELDEGRGEETVSAVRESGGDATAIPTDVSRSESVAALYAKLDDLDMPPDVLVNNAGNASPPTPVHETTDEAWNSKLRVHLDGTFYNTREALRRMFPRGRGVVVNIASVAGLRGLPGGCAYSAAKGGIISFTKSVAHEAAAGGVRVVAVAPGWIDTPILAVLPDDVKAEIVSRIPQGRLGSTEEVAAVVAFLASDDAAYITGQVISPNGGLYT
- a CDS encoding serine hydrolase domain-containing protein; translated protein: MEHVEFEDSDVRREADRLAEAYVGSSKNVGLAVGLITGDDCRWLAYGETARGSSQKPDANTMFEIGSITKVFTAALLAEMAGRGEVRLDQPVAELLPPEVRVPSYRGAPITLAHLAEHTSALPRLPGNFWPTVTDEANPYRDYQPSHLHEYLTNATIGFPPGTGESYSNLGAGLLGHALALRAGKPFEELLAERILHPLGLVDTAITLSDNQAARLAPGHTVKGEPTANWDIPTLAGAGALRSSIAEMLSFLRSNLNPPDTPAGAALRTCQAPRPMAWRGRIGIGALHGVGLAAAALLITWLAPPSPGSMWLMVLAYLPVLVAMTWKGFWSGVWAAAGMAIGGLMLWSSWSAWGPVVISLLCFLVGAGGASGYLPPRSRVRLGWQESALRPGGTALWHNGMTGGYSSFIGFTPGSQVGVAVLSNSANSVDAIGMGLLRSLQKPANAADE
- a CDS encoding M28 family peptidase, translating into MRIRLRLVVPTLAVCCCLPTAHGDEPPPPLREMIGRISPDSLRGHVSFLASDALEGRGTPSKGLDVAAEYIASQFRRAGLEPLGDDGFFQTADWEYFSPDSAYVEIKVGDRTLKFDATSLSGQPTKAVDLSAAPVIKVDANNAAALAALTAEAVAGKVVMTEVPTPFRVPREKAAAANQARMSFLRRLDELKPALVLDVDRDSGTARGLRRDAPQGARPSRPMIGPMVVAVHSPELAEILAATPVGPTDAKATIAIGEPKARKAKVRNVVGLLRGSDPALKETYVMVSAHYDHLGIGPKDGQADGIYNGANDDASGTASVIEIASALATMQPKPKRSVVFATFYGEEHGLIGSTYYAAHPVVPLASTAAAVNLEQLGRTDDTEGPRVDAANVTGFDFSTVTDALRKAGESVGVALQKHPQNSDLYFNASDNAALARAGVPAHTVSVAYAFPDYHGRDDEWDRIDYVNMSKIDRMVALGVVVLANDENPPKWDAANPKTEPYRKAREGK